The Halogeometricum rufum genome has a segment encoding these proteins:
- a CDS encoding DUF7521 family protein codes for MAPVTVVADWVIVGLAFGSTLVGSYVGYQAYRGYRRHDSRAMRALSAGLFLLTTVAFGIAFVGSLLLREGYLGLQYQQSLTLLTRLFQFLGVTLIAYSLHSRG; via the coding sequence ATGGCGCCCGTGACCGTCGTCGCCGACTGGGTCATCGTCGGACTCGCCTTCGGGTCGACCCTCGTCGGAAGCTACGTGGGCTATCAGGCGTACCGCGGCTACCGCCGCCACGACAGTCGAGCGATGCGGGCGCTCTCCGCGGGCCTGTTCCTCCTCACCACCGTCGCGTTCGGCATCGCCTTCGTCGGGTCGTTGCTCCTCCGCGAGGGCTACCTCGGACTGCAGTATCAGCAGTCGCTCACGCTCCTCACGCGACTGTTCCAGTTCCTCGGCGTCACGCTCATCGCCTACTCGCTCCACTCGCGCGGTTAG
- a CDS encoding acyl-CoA thioesterase, with product MIDIEETYIENRTLVNPNDTNNYDMAHGGNVMKWMDEVGAMSAMRFAGQTCVTARMESVNFHQPIPRGDAALIESYVYAAGRTSVKVRLRVFREDPLTGDTELTTESYFVYVAVDEDGDPTPVPELETNTEYGRELLEAAVEGEKQTNDHD from the coding sequence ATGATAGACATCGAGGAGACGTACATCGAGAACCGCACCCTCGTCAACCCGAACGACACGAACAACTACGACATGGCCCACGGGGGCAACGTGATGAAGTGGATGGACGAGGTGGGCGCGATGTCGGCGATGCGGTTCGCCGGGCAGACGTGCGTCACCGCCCGGATGGAGAGCGTGAACTTCCACCAGCCGATTCCGCGCGGCGACGCCGCCCTCATCGAGTCGTACGTCTACGCCGCCGGCCGGACCAGCGTGAAGGTCCGTCTCCGCGTCTTCCGCGAGGACCCCCTCACGGGTGACACGGAACTCACCACCGAGTCGTACTTCGTCTACGTCGCCGTGGACGAGGACGGCGACCCGACGCCGGTGCCCGAACTGGAGACGAACACCGAGTACGGCCGGGAACTCCTCGAGGCCGCCGTCGAGGGCGAGAAGCAGACCAACGACCACGATTGA
- a CDS encoding aminotransferase-like domain-containing protein has translation MLEHLFTETVQKTMGEEGYGAWRSISAPDAVSLSFGFPYPDSFPNEELLTAARDLFAEEGDVALQYTGGENAQSLAGIVAEQAARRGVDCDPEQVVLTNGATHAIDVVCRTFLEPDDGVFVEAPTFMGALRLFEGYGADVTGLPMDADGLDVSAMADELAARRDEGRPLPKLCYTIPTFHNPRGVTLPLDRRERLLELAAEYDFVVLEDDAYGELRYDGDPLPPLKALDETGRVVRVGTYSKTIAPGVRTGWVVADGDVAEQIDRMNAGGTNRFTQGVVARYCRDGHYDRTVAAVREAYERRRDVMLDRLESYMPPEAEWSDPDGGFFVWVTLPEGVDTSAMLTRAGEEGVVYLPGEHFYADGRGERSLRLSFSHASPEEIDDGIAALARAAEAAIESR, from the coding sequence ATGCTCGAACATTTGTTCACCGAGACGGTGCAGAAGACGATGGGCGAGGAGGGATACGGCGCGTGGCGGTCGATTTCGGCACCCGACGCCGTGTCGCTGAGCTTCGGGTTCCCGTACCCCGACTCGTTCCCGAACGAGGAACTGCTGACGGCCGCCCGGGACCTGTTCGCGGAGGAGGGCGACGTCGCCCTCCAGTACACCGGCGGCGAGAACGCCCAGTCGCTCGCGGGCATCGTCGCCGAACAGGCTGCGCGGCGCGGCGTCGACTGCGACCCCGAACAGGTCGTGCTGACGAACGGCGCGACGCACGCCATCGACGTGGTCTGCCGGACGTTCCTCGAACCGGACGACGGCGTCTTCGTGGAGGCGCCGACGTTCATGGGGGCGCTCCGGTTGTTCGAGGGGTACGGCGCGGACGTGACCGGTCTCCCGATGGACGCCGACGGATTGGACGTGTCGGCGATGGCCGACGAACTCGCCGCCCGGCGCGACGAGGGGCGGCCGCTCCCGAAACTGTGCTACACGATTCCGACGTTCCACAACCCGAGGGGCGTGACGCTCCCCCTCGACCGGCGGGAGCGACTCCTCGAACTCGCCGCGGAGTACGACTTCGTCGTCCTCGAAGACGACGCCTACGGCGAACTCCGGTACGACGGCGACCCCCTGCCGCCGCTCAAGGCGCTCGACGAGACGGGCCGCGTCGTCCGCGTCGGGACGTACTCGAAGACCATCGCGCCCGGCGTCCGCACCGGGTGGGTCGTCGCCGACGGCGACGTCGCAGAACAGATAGACCGGATGAACGCCGGCGGAACCAACCGGTTCACGCAGGGCGTCGTCGCCCGCTACTGCCGCGACGGCCACTACGACCGGACCGTCGCGGCGGTCCGCGAGGCGTACGAACGGCGGCGCGACGTGATGCTCGACCGACTGGAGTCCTACATGCCGCCGGAGGCCGAGTGGAGCGACCCCGACGGCGGCTTCTTCGTCTGGGTGACGCTCCCGGAGGGCGTCGACACGTCGGCGATGCTCACCCGCGCGGGCGAGGAGGGCGTCGTCTACCTCCCCGGCGAACACTTCTACGCCGACGGCCGCGGGGAGCGAAGCCTGCGGCTCTCGTTCAGTCACGCGTCTCCCGAGGAGATAGACGACGGAATCGCGGCGCTGGCGCGCGCCGCGGAAGCGGCCATCGAATCGCGGTGA
- a CDS encoding type IV pilin, with protein MDSRGRDERALSPVVGVALMVVIVVALGVLTGGMLLGFQTQLKDPAPVFVADETIEVDLQGNDTEHTLEFVHRGGQAVPAGPLSVRLGAGGTTRTIDLDSTSAASLADGEWSAGERLDLELDESAVCRAGTDTAEVTLTYEREDSSYTLSERRVSVERGQFVIRGDTVETTADFTANVKFLGTGWSSTRYDAPVNTSVGVNGSEVKAWEMVGDSNTTIGAYGVSRQSAGTSISVEARGGTVEDARYVGPSDDYDYSFEQYGSTYYVDVTEHEWRTTSADENDEYLVVLRDGDSVPNFDADSGQQDVATYAESFVENGTISLDDNQAIYLFDFNRQGPTHETADYQDAVVLVSFFIQRTAAPQVHEVSGGGEVIVCPAETRSASP; from the coding sequence ATGGACAGTCGTGGGAGAGACGAGCGAGCGCTCTCGCCCGTGGTCGGCGTCGCCCTGATGGTCGTCATCGTGGTCGCCCTCGGCGTGCTCACCGGCGGGATGCTGCTGGGCTTTCAGACGCAGTTGAAGGACCCCGCCCCCGTCTTCGTCGCCGACGAGACCATCGAGGTCGACCTCCAGGGCAACGACACCGAACACACCCTGGAGTTCGTCCACCGGGGCGGACAGGCCGTGCCGGCCGGTCCGCTCTCCGTGAGACTCGGTGCCGGCGGGACGACACGGACTATCGACCTCGACAGCACGAGTGCGGCCTCCCTCGCGGACGGCGAGTGGTCCGCCGGCGAGCGACTCGACCTCGAACTCGACGAGTCCGCCGTCTGTCGCGCCGGGACGGACACCGCCGAGGTGACCCTCACCTACGAGCGCGAGGACTCCTCGTACACCCTCTCGGAGCGCCGCGTCTCCGTCGAACGCGGCCAGTTCGTCATCCGCGGCGACACCGTCGAGACCACCGCCGACTTCACCGCGAACGTGAAGTTCCTCGGGACGGGCTGGTCGAGCACGCGCTACGACGCGCCGGTGAACACCTCCGTCGGCGTGAACGGGAGCGAGGTGAAGGCGTGGGAGATGGTCGGGGACTCGAACACGACCATCGGGGCGTACGGCGTCTCGCGGCAGTCCGCGGGCACGTCCATCTCGGTCGAGGCGCGGGGCGGGACGGTCGAGGACGCTCGGTACGTCGGCCCGTCGGACGACTACGACTACAGCTTCGAGCAGTACGGCAGCACCTACTACGTCGACGTCACCGAGCACGAGTGGCGGACGACGAGCGCCGACGAGAACGACGAGTATCTGGTCGTGCTTCGGGACGGCGACTCGGTGCCGAACTTCGACGCCGACTCGGGCCAACAGGACGTCGCCACCTACGCGGAGTCGTTCGTCGAGAACGGGACGATTTCGCTGGACGACAATCAGGCCATCTACCTGTTCGACTTCAACCGACAGGGCCCCACCCACGAGACGGCGGACTACCAGGACGCCGTCGTCCTGGTCTCCTTCTTCATCCAGCGGACGGCCGCGCCGCAGGTCCACGAGGTGAGCGGGGGCGGGGAGGTCATCGTCTGTCCCGCGGAGACGCGCTCGGCGAGTCCGTAG
- a CDS encoding DICT sensory domain-containing protein, with product MTDTLETLVGRVEATTQTFSIVNYDGPPEKRARIASYFEPQSVEVREGVTDASLPRNFAVLHDGEEFVAAASVEDVHRHVAGEGMFEDDFGAVERPAILEHVDDRTFTSYDIGQMLLASHEIERYAHRVGEGELYAGFQRLSTLESQTHIYEKLRDADVEVHVYGAGDTDAPAGLVEHTSDADEILESWFVVFDSDRSPVDARALVAVETGDREFTGFWTYENDTVDDVLARLRDRYPATRETETLRADD from the coding sequence GTGACCGACACACTCGAAACTCTCGTCGGGAGGGTTGAAGCGACGACTCAGACGTTCTCGATTGTAAACTACGACGGACCGCCCGAGAAACGAGCCCGCATCGCCTCCTACTTCGAACCGCAGAGCGTCGAGGTGCGGGAGGGCGTCACCGACGCGTCGCTCCCGCGGAACTTCGCCGTCCTCCACGACGGCGAGGAGTTCGTCGCCGCCGCGAGCGTCGAGGACGTCCACCGACACGTCGCCGGGGAGGGCATGTTCGAGGACGACTTCGGGGCCGTCGAGCGTCCCGCGATTCTCGAACACGTCGACGACCGGACGTTCACGAGTTACGACATCGGACAGATGCTGCTCGCGTCCCACGAAATCGAGCGCTACGCCCACCGCGTGGGCGAGGGCGAACTCTACGCCGGGTTCCAGCGCCTCTCGACGCTCGAATCGCAGACGCACATCTACGAGAAACTCCGCGACGCGGACGTGGAAGTCCACGTCTACGGCGCGGGCGACACCGACGCTCCCGCGGGACTGGTCGAACACACCTCCGACGCCGATGAGATTCTGGAGTCGTGGTTCGTCGTCTTCGACTCGGACCGCTCGCCGGTCGACGCGCGCGCACTCGTCGCCGTCGAGACGGGCGACCGGGAGTTCACGGGGTTTTGGACCTACGAGAACGACACCGTCGACGACGTACTCGCCCGCCTCCGCGACCGGTATCCGGCGACGCGCGAGACGGAGACGCTTCGGGCCGACGACTAG
- the gcvH gene encoding glycine cleavage system protein GcvH — protein sequence MFEVPEDRKYLESHEYATTEGDTATVGVTDFAQDELGDVVFVELPAEGDEVTQGEEFGVVESIKAVSDLYSPVTGTVVAVNEELFDRPELVNEDPYGEGWMLEVEVADEGAFDELLSPEEYRDQTE from the coding sequence ATGTTCGAAGTACCCGAAGACCGCAAGTATCTGGAATCGCACGAGTACGCAACCACCGAGGGAGACACGGCAACCGTCGGCGTCACCGACTTCGCACAGGACGAACTGGGCGACGTCGTCTTCGTCGAACTCCCCGCCGAGGGCGACGAGGTGACGCAGGGCGAGGAGTTCGGCGTCGTCGAGTCCATCAAGGCCGTCTCGGACCTCTACTCGCCCGTCACGGGCACCGTCGTCGCGGTGAACGAGGAACTGTTCGACCGCCCCGAACTCGTCAACGAGGACCCGTACGGCGAGGGCTGGATGCTCGAAGTCGAAGTCGCCGACGAGGGAGCGTTCGACGAACTGCTCTCGCCGGAGGAGTACCGCGACCAGACCGAATGA
- the gcvPB gene encoding aminomethyl-transferring glycine dehydrogenase subunit GcvPB translates to MDYDQARYAREDVYEPLLAEKNSTRVAVDEEDSPLPDDLTRDSVELPGLSEPELARHYTRLSQMNWSVESGPYPLGSCTMKYNPSFTEDAAADPNAAVHPDRSPESVQGTLELLYDLQDYLGRIGGMDAVTLQPPAGAAGEFTGILVAKAYHESRGDDRSEVVVPASAHGTNFASAAMAGYDVVELPSGDDGRVDMEALDAAISEDTAALMLTNPNTVGLFERDIVDIAEMVHDAGGLLYYDGANLNALLGRGRPGDMGFDIMHYNVHKTFATPHGGGGPGAGPVGVVEELAPFLPSPRVRQRGGNYELFDPEESIGKVHGYRGNWFVLVKAYAYIARLGDEGLADASAKAVLNANYLASQMEYEVPYEPFHHEFAATAGERDAADVAKRMLDYGVHPPTTKWPEFVPEAMLTEPTEIENLDSLDDLAHAFNAAMADSDEELANAPSRTTARRIDQVSAAREPRLSWRALEDES, encoded by the coding sequence ATGGACTACGACCAAGCACGCTACGCCCGCGAGGACGTGTACGAACCGCTCCTCGCGGAGAAGAACTCGACGCGCGTGGCCGTCGACGAGGAGGACTCGCCGCTCCCCGACGACCTGACGCGCGACTCGGTGGAACTGCCCGGACTGTCCGAACCCGAACTCGCCCGCCACTACACGCGCCTCTCGCAGATGAACTGGAGCGTCGAGAGCGGGCCGTACCCGCTGGGGTCGTGTACGATGAAGTACAACCCCTCGTTCACCGAGGACGCGGCCGCCGACCCGAACGCGGCGGTCCACCCCGACCGGTCGCCCGAGAGCGTGCAGGGGACGCTCGAACTCCTGTACGACCTGCAGGACTACCTCGGTCGTATCGGCGGGATGGACGCCGTGACGCTGCAACCGCCCGCCGGCGCCGCCGGCGAGTTCACGGGCATCCTCGTGGCGAAGGCCTACCACGAGTCTCGCGGCGACGACCGGAGCGAAGTCGTCGTCCCCGCCTCCGCGCACGGGACGAACTTCGCGTCGGCCGCGATGGCCGGCTACGACGTGGTCGAACTCCCCAGCGGTGACGACGGCCGCGTCGACATGGAGGCGCTGGACGCCGCCATCTCCGAGGACACGGCCGCGCTGATGCTGACGAACCCGAACACCGTCGGCCTCTTCGAACGCGACATCGTCGACATCGCCGAGATGGTCCACGACGCCGGCGGCCTGCTCTACTACGACGGCGCGAACCTCAACGCCCTCCTCGGCCGCGGCCGGCCGGGCGACATGGGCTTCGACATCATGCACTACAACGTGCACAAGACGTTCGCCACGCCGCACGGCGGCGGCGGCCCCGGCGCGGGTCCAGTGGGCGTCGTCGAGGAACTCGCCCCGTTCCTCCCGAGTCCGCGCGTCCGTCAACGGGGCGGCAACTACGAACTGTTCGACCCCGAGGAGTCCATCGGCAAGGTCCACGGCTACCGGGGCAACTGGTTCGTCCTCGTGAAGGCGTACGCCTACATCGCCCGCCTCGGCGACGAGGGCCTCGCGGACGCCTCCGCGAAGGCGGTGCTGAACGCCAACTACCTCGCCTCCCAGATGGAGTACGAGGTGCCGTACGAGCCGTTCCACCACGAGTTCGCCGCGACGGCGGGCGAGAGAGACGCCGCGGACGTGGCCAAGCGGATGCTCGACTACGGCGTCCACCCGCCGACGACGAAGTGGCCCGAGTTCGTCCCCGAGGCGATGCTCACCGAACCGACGGAGATAGAGAATCTGGACTCGCTGGACGACCTGGCGCACGCGTTCAACGCCGCGATGGCCGACTCCGACGAGGAGTTGGCGAACGCGCCCTCGCGGACCACCGCCCGGCGCATCGACCAGGTGAGCGCCGCGCGCGAACCGCGACTGTCGTGGCGGGCGCTCGAAGACGAGTCGTAA
- the ddh gene encoding D-2-hydroxyacid dehydrogenase: MTIRLGIHPSVERLFPPSVLRSSLEAADATVTDADETLTSDAALDGLVTFDYDPSFLDAGVDWIHVIRAGYDEFPLDALRERGISLSNSTGLHGDSVGEMVVGYMLGFARGLHRYRLDQPDRAWNPPAWDETFTLAGESVCVVGLGTLGRGVARRADALGMSVAGVRRTPTPVEHVDRRYGPEDLREAVADARFVVLAVPLTDRTEGLFGAAELAAMREDAYLVNVARGPVADQSALVDALQSGSIAGAALDVFETEPLPEESPLWGMENVVVTPHAAAATDEYPSRIAALVRENCRRLAAGESVANRVV, from the coding sequence ATGACGATACGACTCGGTATCCACCCCTCGGTAGAGCGGTTGTTCCCGCCGTCGGTACTCCGGTCGTCGCTCGAAGCGGCCGACGCGACGGTCACGGACGCGGACGAGACGCTGACTTCGGACGCCGCCCTCGACGGTCTGGTCACCTTCGACTACGACCCCTCGTTCCTCGACGCCGGCGTCGACTGGATTCACGTGATTCGGGCCGGCTACGACGAGTTCCCCCTCGACGCCCTCCGCGAACGGGGTATCTCGCTGAGCAACAGCACCGGCCTGCACGGCGACTCCGTCGGCGAGATGGTCGTCGGCTACATGCTCGGGTTCGCCCGCGGCCTCCACCGCTACCGACTGGACCAACCCGACCGGGCGTGGAACCCGCCCGCGTGGGACGAGACGTTCACGCTCGCCGGCGAGTCCGTCTGCGTCGTCGGCCTCGGAACGCTCGGCCGGGGCGTCGCCCGCCGCGCGGACGCCCTGGGCATGTCCGTCGCCGGCGTCCGCCGCACGCCGACGCCCGTCGAACACGTCGACCGGCGCTACGGCCCCGAGGACCTGCGCGAAGCCGTCGCCGACGCCCGGTTCGTCGTCCTCGCCGTCCCCCTCACCGACCGGACCGAGGGGCTGTTCGGGGCGGCCGAACTGGCGGCGATGCGCGAGGACGCCTACCTCGTCAACGTCGCTCGCGGCCCCGTCGCCGACCAGTCGGCACTCGTGGACGCCCTCCAGTCGGGGTCTATCGCCGGCGCGGCACTCGACGTGTTCGAGACGGAACCGCTCCCCGAGGAGTCGCCGCTCTGGGGGATGGAGAACGTCGTCGTCACGCCGCACGCGGCGGCCGCGACGGACGAGTACCCGAGCCGTATCGCCGCGCTGGTCCGCGAGAACTGCCGCCGCCTCGCCGCCGGCGAGTCGGTGGCCAACCGCGTCGTCTGA
- the gcvT gene encoding glycine cleavage system aminomethyltransferase GcvT, whose amino-acid sequence MALRKPPLREAHAARDAKFTEFGGWDMPVEFDSIRTEHTAVRESAGIFDVSHMGEVEVSGPDATTLMQRLTTNDVTLLDPGDSQYAMITDAEGTILDDTVVYRLPDEEDRRYLFVPNAGHDEEMHARWTDHRDEWALDARVANTTEEWAMFAVQGPDAPDAVAATADGVGSLSKFEAAYADVVGVRSWVARTGYTGEDGFEILCPAADAETLWTAFVDDHDCQPCGLGARDTLRMEMGFLLSGQDFDPESEPRTPYEAGVGFAVKLDTEFVGRDALEAVREEGVSERFVGLKLLDRGVPRHGYDVVDDDGHVVGHVTSGTMSPTLNEPIALGYVPVEHAEPGTRLRVAVRGQEKRAKVVSTPFLE is encoded by the coding sequence ATGGCCCTTCGCAAACCGCCGTTGCGCGAGGCTCACGCCGCACGTGACGCCAAGTTCACCGAGTTCGGCGGGTGGGACATGCCGGTCGAGTTCGACTCGATTCGGACAGAGCACACGGCCGTCCGCGAATCCGCCGGTATCTTCGACGTCTCCCACATGGGAGAGGTGGAGGTGTCCGGTCCGGACGCGACGACCCTGATGCAACGGCTCACCACGAACGACGTGACGCTCCTCGACCCGGGCGACTCGCAGTACGCGATGATCACCGACGCCGAGGGGACGATTCTGGACGACACCGTCGTCTACCGCCTCCCGGACGAGGAGGACAGACGGTATCTGTTCGTCCCGAACGCGGGTCACGACGAAGAGATGCACGCCCGGTGGACCGACCACCGCGACGAGTGGGCGTTGGACGCGCGCGTGGCGAACACCACCGAGGAGTGGGCGATGTTCGCCGTGCAGGGTCCCGACGCTCCCGACGCCGTCGCCGCGACGGCCGACGGCGTCGGGTCGCTCTCGAAGTTCGAGGCGGCGTACGCCGACGTCGTCGGCGTCCGGTCGTGGGTCGCCCGAACCGGTTACACCGGCGAGGACGGGTTCGAGATTCTCTGCCCCGCGGCCGACGCCGAGACGCTCTGGACCGCCTTCGTCGACGACCACGACTGCCAGCCGTGCGGGCTCGGCGCGCGGGACACCCTCCGGATGGAGATGGGCTTTCTGCTCTCCGGGCAGGACTTCGACCCCGAGTCGGAACCCCGGACCCCCTACGAGGCGGGCGTCGGCTTCGCCGTCAAACTCGACACCGAGTTCGTCGGCCGCGACGCCCTCGAAGCCGTCCGCGAGGAGGGCGTTTCCGAACGGTTCGTCGGCCTGAAACTGCTCGACCGAGGCGTGCCGCGCCACGGCTACGACGTCGTGGACGACGACGGGCACGTCGTCGGTCACGTGACCAGCGGAACGATGAGTCCGACGCTGAACGAACCCATCGCGCTCGGCTACGTTCCCGTCGAACACGCAGAGCCCGGAACCCGCCTCCGCGTCGCCGTCCGCGGCCAGGAGAAACGCGCGAAAGTCGTCAGCACACCCTTCCTAGAGTAA
- the gcvPA gene encoding aminomethyl-transferring glycine dehydrogenase subunit GcvPA, translating into MTRGSPYAPHTEAETAEMLDAVGVADEESLFDIPADVQFDGDFGIEARSERDVRTELRATFAKNERLTEFLGRGHHSHYVPSLVDDLSRRSEFLTSYTQYQPEITQGFLQVLFEYQSMLVELTGLPVANCSMYDAATALAEAARLAGRVRRVSGTRVLVPEILHAGKRSVLDNYVAGTDLTVETYPMDDGNVDTEALAELADDDVAMVYAENPTVRGAVEENLAAVGDVADDAGALFCLGTDTVALALLEEPASVGADVVVGEADALGMPTAYGMGLGLFATREEFLRQVPGRLVGASEDAGGKRAYTLTLQTREQHIRKERATSNICTNQAWVALRTAMHVAYLGPDGLVELAKRCVTDAESLAADLSDLRGVRAPVHDRHHFREFVARTDQPAKPIASDLESEGFAVHVVGEHELQVCITDLNAGKADALVAAFEEVL; encoded by the coding sequence ATGACACGCGGAAGCCCCTACGCCCCCCACACCGAGGCAGAGACGGCCGAGATGCTGGACGCCGTCGGCGTCGCCGACGAGGAGTCGCTGTTCGACATCCCCGCAGACGTCCAGTTCGACGGCGACTTCGGCATCGAAGCGCGTTCGGAACGCGACGTGCGAACCGAACTGCGCGCCACGTTCGCGAAGAACGAGCGCCTCACCGAGTTCCTCGGCCGCGGGCACCACAGTCACTACGTCCCGTCGCTGGTGGACGACCTCTCGCGCCGGTCGGAGTTTCTCACCTCCTACACGCAGTATCAGCCCGAGATAACGCAGGGCTTCCTGCAGGTCCTGTTCGAGTACCAGTCGATGCTGGTCGAACTCACCGGCCTCCCGGTGGCGAACTGCTCGATGTACGACGCCGCGACGGCGCTGGCCGAGGCGGCCCGACTGGCCGGCCGCGTCCGCCGCGTCTCCGGCACGCGGGTGCTCGTCCCCGAGATACTCCACGCGGGCAAGCGGAGCGTCCTCGACAACTACGTCGCCGGGACCGACCTCACCGTCGAGACGTACCCGATGGACGACGGCAACGTCGACACCGAGGCCCTCGCGGAACTGGCCGACGACGACGTGGCGATGGTGTACGCCGAGAACCCGACGGTTCGCGGCGCCGTCGAGGAGAACCTCGCCGCGGTCGGCGACGTCGCCGACGACGCGGGCGCGCTGTTCTGTCTCGGGACGGACACCGTCGCCCTCGCACTGCTGGAAGAACCCGCGAGCGTCGGCGCCGACGTGGTCGTCGGCGAGGCGGACGCCCTCGGGATGCCGACGGCCTACGGCATGGGTCTCGGCCTGTTCGCCACCCGCGAGGAGTTCCTCCGGCAGGTGCCGGGCCGCCTCGTCGGCGCGAGCGAGGACGCCGGCGGCAAGCGAGCCTACACCCTGACGCTGCAGACCCGCGAACAGCACATCCGAAAGGAGCGCGCCACGTCGAACATCTGTACGAATCAGGCGTGGGTCGCCCTCCGGACGGCGATGCACGTCGCGTACCTCGGCCCCGACGGACTGGTCGAGTTGGCCAAGCGGTGCGTCACCGACGCCGAGTCGCTGGCCGCGGACCTCTCGGACCTGCGCGGCGTGCGCGCGCCCGTCCACGACAGACACCACTTCCGCGAGTTCGTCGCCCGCACCGACCAACCGGCGAAGCCCATCGCCTCGGACCTCGAGAGCGAGGGGTTCGCCGTCCACGTCGTCGGCGAACACGAACTGCAGGTGTGTATCACCGACCTGAACGCCGGGAAGGCCGACGCGCTGGTCGCGGCGTTCGAGGAGGTGCTCTGA
- a CDS encoding DUF389 domain-containing protein: MRELHVEAPAGRCDDVESALREHDVEFVTASQDDGSTLFFFALPTAAVAPILEALREAGIDEESYTVVTKAEAVETAGYDELRERYANAVGKLSKEELHAKISELQWPFQIYYLGTVLSVLAAAAGLLLDQPALIIGAMIIAPQASSALAAPAGALLSDWSLFVGSLKEQVLGLGVAVVGAAMFGWFVRWTGFVPPLLSLLQVELVGVRLAPSFLSTVGAVIAGVVGAFGYTTEQSTALIGVMIAAALIPSAATAGLAVAWGLPLLVVGALLLLLVNLVAINGGAFLTLLAMGYDPDWREGDSSFRDSISESRKTAVYVTLAVLFVTVVATGYLTGANVLFTQSVNQEVQATLDDPGYANLSLSTVQVEYRGPVVGETPSTVTVGVSRPSNREYPDLAGRLERQIEGATGRNVETTVAFTESRTSNATAP, from the coding sequence ATGCGAGAACTTCACGTCGAGGCCCCGGCGGGTCGATGTGACGACGTCGAGTCGGCGCTCCGAGAACACGACGTCGAGTTCGTCACGGCGTCGCAGGACGACGGCTCGACGCTCTTCTTCTTCGCCCTCCCGACGGCCGCCGTCGCGCCCATCCTCGAAGCCCTGCGCGAGGCGGGTATCGACGAGGAGTCCTACACCGTCGTGACGAAGGCCGAGGCGGTCGAGACGGCGGGCTACGACGAACTCCGAGAGCGCTACGCGAACGCCGTCGGCAAGCTCTCGAAGGAGGAACTGCACGCCAAGATAAGCGAGCTTCAGTGGCCGTTCCAGATATACTACCTCGGGACGGTCCTGAGCGTCCTCGCGGCGGCCGCCGGCCTCCTCCTCGACCAGCCGGCGCTGATAATCGGGGCGATGATAATCGCGCCGCAGGCGAGTTCCGCCCTCGCCGCTCCCGCCGGCGCACTGTTGAGCGACTGGAGCCTGTTCGTCGGCAGTCTCAAAGAGCAGGTGCTGGGACTGGGCGTCGCCGTCGTCGGCGCGGCGATGTTCGGCTGGTTCGTCCGCTGGACGGGGTTCGTGCCGCCGTTGCTCTCGCTCCTGCAGGTCGAACTCGTCGGCGTCCGCCTCGCGCCGTCGTTCCTCTCGACGGTGGGCGCCGTCATCGCCGGCGTCGTCGGCGCGTTCGGGTACACGACCGAGCAGTCGACGGCGCTCATCGGCGTCATGATCGCCGCGGCGCTGATTCCGTCCGCGGCGACGGCCGGCCTCGCCGTCGCGTGGGGACTCCCCCTCCTCGTCGTCGGCGCACTCCTGTTGCTCCTCGTCAACCTCGTCGCCATCAACGGGGGGGCGTTCCTCACGCTGTTGGCGATGGGCTACGACCCCGACTGGCGCGAGGGCGACAGTTCGTTCCGCGACTCCATCTCCGAGAGCCGGAAGACGGCTGTGTACGTGACGCTCGCCGTCCTCTTCGTCACCGTCGTCGCCACCGGCTACCTGACGGGTGCGAACGTCCTGTTCACGCAGTCGGTCAACCAGGAGGTGCAGGCGACGCTCGACGACCCGGGGTACGCGAACCTCTCGCTGTCGACCGTGCAGGTGGAGTATCGCGGCCCCGTCGTCGGCGAGACGCCCTCGACGGTCACCGTCGGCGTGAGTCGGCCATCGAACCGCGAGTATCCGGACCTCGCGGGGCGGTTAGAGCGGCAGATAGAGGGGGCGACCGGTCGGAACGTGGAGACGACGGTGGCGTTCACGGAGTCGCGAACGTCGAACGCGACGGCGCCCTGA
- a CDS encoding DUF7838 family putative zinc beta-ribbon protein produces MSLEMEYDCPECDSSQFWKTAYMEIHLGKKTKWRCSDCGYGFIRINGDISTADA; encoded by the coding sequence ATGAGCCTGGAGATGGAGTACGACTGCCCCGAGTGCGATAGCTCGCAGTTCTGGAAGACGGCGTACATGGAGATACACCTCGGCAAGAAGACGAAGTGGCGGTGTAGCGACTGCGGCTACGGCTTCATCCGGATAAACGGCGACATCAGCACCGCAGACGCGTAA